Proteins co-encoded in one Vibrio fortis genomic window:
- a CDS encoding symmetrical bis(5'-nucleosyl)-tetraphosphatase, with the protein MPNYIVGDIQGCFDELDQLLKQIQFNPSTDTLWVAGDLVARGPKSLETLRYIRDLGSSAKVVLGNHDLHLLAVSQGLFLAKAKDKTQPILDASDKEELLSWLRQQPLMQEHDEFVMAHAGISPQWSLKRARKESDKISKLLQSDKWPWLIENMYSNTPDLWSKDLEKIERYRYAINSFTRMRFCFPDGRLDMGCKLPPKEVSDNQFIPWFSLPQRKKLEKTVLFGHWAALEGYQGKNVIGLDTGCVWGGELTILRWEDKKFFTQKAL; encoded by the coding sequence GTGCCGAATTATATTGTCGGAGACATTCAAGGCTGCTTTGATGAGTTAGATCAGCTTCTTAAACAGATCCAATTCAACCCGAGCACAGACACCTTATGGGTGGCAGGAGACTTGGTCGCTCGTGGCCCCAAGTCATTAGAAACACTGAGATATATCCGCGATCTTGGCAGCTCTGCGAAGGTAGTGTTAGGTAATCATGACTTACACCTGCTCGCCGTATCTCAAGGTTTATTCCTTGCTAAAGCAAAAGACAAGACTCAACCGATTCTTGATGCATCAGACAAAGAAGAGCTACTAAGTTGGCTGCGACAACAGCCACTAATGCAAGAGCACGACGAATTTGTGATGGCGCATGCTGGCATTTCTCCTCAATGGAGTCTCAAGCGAGCTCGTAAAGAGAGCGATAAGATAAGCAAACTACTCCAGTCTGACAAATGGCCGTGGCTGATTGAAAATATGTACAGCAACACCCCAGATCTCTGGAGCAAAGATTTAGAAAAAATCGAGCGCTACCGCTATGCGATCAACAGCTTTACCCGCATGCGTTTTTGCTTCCCAGATGGGCGTTTGGATATGGGATGCAAACTCCCACCAAAAGAGGTATCTGATAACCAGTTTATTCCTTGGTTTAGTCTACCTCAACGTAAGAAGCTCGAGAAAACCGTATTGTTCGGTCATTGGGCAGCACTGGAAGGTTATCAAGGCAAAAATGTCATTGGTCTAGATACTGGATGTGTATGGGGAGGAGAGCTCACGATTTTGCGCTGGGAAGATAAGAAGTTCTTCACTCAGAAAGCGCTATAA
- the rpmA gene encoding 50S ribosomal protein L27 — protein sequence MAHKKAGGSTRNGRDSESKRLGVKRFGGESVLAGNIIVRQRGTKFHAGTNVGIGKDHTLFALTEGKVKFEVKGPKNRKFVSIDSE from the coding sequence ATGGCACACAAAAAAGCTGGCGGTTCTACTCGTAACGGCCGCGATTCAGAAAGCAAACGTCTTGGTGTAAAGCGTTTCGGTGGTGAATCTGTTCTTGCAGGTAACATCATCGTTCGTCAACGTGGTACTAAGTTCCACGCTGGTACTAACGTAGGTATCGGTAAAGACCACACTCTTTTCGCTCTTACTGAAGGTAAAGTGAAATTCGAAGTGAAAGGTCCTAAAAACCGTAAATTCGTTAGCATCGATTCTGAGTAA
- the lptD gene encoding LPS assembly protein LptD, with product MQCFSRTLLAASISSALFVPTTQAETTIDDSVQEMPSTDQCLIASSEDSDLNAPAYVEADRLEAVNGEKASYSGSVKVTQGIKTIEAETVTLHQQENIVVAEGNVTFNDGQFKATSDKVTNNLTTNEFEIENTQYQMLCESGRGDARYIARTGKAIYELEDGTITSCPPGDKSWRLKASSIELDQDEESATFVNTRFEVLDVPIFYLPYLTVPVGDSRKTGFLYPTFSYGSSDGFETEVPFYWNMAPNYDLQSTVKYMSERGTQLNNEFRHLSQFGQSSINFEYLDNDSKFKEKGSRWGGQFEFDGIYQEAWKFNIDYSKVSDVDYFTDVDSSIGSREDGQLLQSGSVAYRALNWDVSLAVRDFQVLTEGENQPYQLMPQVKFNYYAPILWNMVEMDVISHVSRFETQANAKPAATRAHLEPGIKIPLSTTWGSWTTEARLLGTYYSQDLNGVDTSSGEFAGLEDTVSRVIPEFRSHAGIVLERDTTYLTGYTQTLEPQVQYLYVPEQDQKGIGLYDTTLLQTDYYGLFRSRKYSGVDRIAAANQLSYGASSRFFDDEYKERLNISFGQIFFIDKDTKNPDATAGEEARSNYSSWAVEIDFNYDDYLFYHGGVQYDIDAGDMQLANSTVEYRIDENGFVQANYRYVTKEYIEDNVGDTITNIDDITREGISQAGLVTGYQFSPKWYASAQYYHDMNENIAIEWLANLRYKDDCWYVGVTYSNELRSWTTDQGYANPNADPVYENNFSINFGIVGFGTAAGTGSNTSGFDSSGNSLEYGRPFFLNN from the coding sequence ATGCAATGTTTCTCCCGCACCTTGTTAGCCGCATCGATCAGCTCTGCGTTATTTGTGCCGACAACTCAAGCTGAAACAACAATTGATGATAGTGTGCAGGAAATGCCCTCTACAGATCAATGTTTGATCGCATCATCTGAAGATTCAGACCTTAATGCACCCGCATACGTCGAGGCCGATCGCCTAGAAGCCGTCAATGGTGAAAAAGCAAGTTACTCAGGGTCTGTAAAAGTAACTCAAGGTATCAAGACCATTGAAGCCGAGACAGTGACATTACACCAGCAAGAGAACATTGTTGTCGCAGAAGGAAATGTGACTTTTAATGACGGGCAATTCAAAGCCACGTCAGATAAAGTGACCAACAACCTCACCACCAATGAGTTTGAAATTGAGAATACTCAGTATCAGATGCTATGCGAATCTGGTCGCGGTGATGCAAGATACATTGCTCGTACAGGTAAAGCGATTTATGAGTTGGAAGATGGCACGATAACATCCTGCCCTCCGGGTGACAAATCGTGGCGCCTAAAAGCTTCGAGTATCGAACTTGATCAAGACGAAGAGAGTGCGACATTCGTTAACACTCGCTTCGAAGTGTTAGATGTACCTATCTTTTATCTGCCTTACCTGACAGTTCCAGTGGGTGACAGTCGTAAAACCGGTTTCCTCTACCCAACATTTTCTTACGGCTCAAGCGACGGTTTCGAAACCGAGGTTCCATTTTACTGGAACATGGCTCCTAACTACGACCTCCAGAGTACTGTAAAGTATATGTCAGAGCGCGGTACTCAATTAAACAATGAATTTCGTCATCTAAGTCAGTTTGGTCAAAGTAGCATTAATTTTGAGTATTTAGATAACGATAGCAAGTTTAAAGAGAAAGGCAGTCGTTGGGGCGGTCAGTTTGAATTCGACGGCATTTACCAAGAAGCTTGGAAGTTCAATATCGATTACTCCAAGGTGAGTGATGTTGACTACTTTACCGATGTCGACTCCAGTATAGGTAGCCGTGAAGACGGCCAACTTTTACAGTCAGGCTCAGTAGCATATCGCGCTCTCAACTGGGATGTATCATTGGCTGTACGTGATTTCCAAGTATTAACTGAGGGTGAAAACCAACCCTATCAGCTTATGCCTCAAGTTAAATTCAACTATTATGCGCCTATCTTGTGGAATATGGTTGAGATGGATGTCATCAGTCACGTGTCGCGCTTTGAAACCCAAGCAAATGCTAAGCCAGCCGCTACTCGTGCTCATCTGGAACCCGGTATAAAAATACCACTAAGCACAACGTGGGGGTCTTGGACGACAGAAGCTCGTCTTTTAGGCACGTACTATAGCCAAGATTTAAACGGTGTGGATACGTCAAGCGGTGAATTTGCTGGATTAGAGGACACTGTGAGTCGAGTTATCCCTGAATTTCGAAGCCATGCAGGCATCGTTCTTGAGCGTGATACGACTTATCTGACTGGATATACTCAAACCCTTGAGCCTCAAGTTCAGTACTTGTACGTGCCAGAGCAAGATCAAAAAGGAATCGGGTTGTATGACACAACACTACTACAAACCGACTACTATGGCTTATTCCGCAGTCGCAAATACAGTGGAGTTGACCGTATCGCTGCGGCAAATCAGCTAAGCTATGGTGCCTCGTCGCGTTTCTTTGATGATGAGTACAAAGAGCGCCTCAACATCTCTTTTGGTCAGATTTTCTTTATCGATAAAGACACCAAAAACCCTGATGCAACAGCTGGTGAAGAAGCTCGTTCTAATTACTCATCATGGGCGGTCGAAATCGACTTCAACTATGATGATTACCTCTTCTACCATGGTGGTGTTCAATACGATATTGACGCTGGTGATATGCAGTTAGCCAACAGTACTGTCGAATATCGTATTGATGAAAACGGCTTTGTACAGGCTAACTACCGCTATGTAACCAAAGAATATATCGAAGATAACGTGGGCGATACGATTACCAATATTGATGACATCACTCGCGAAGGTATATCACAAGCTGGCTTAGTTACTGGTTATCAATTTTCTCCCAAATGGTACGCCAGTGCTCAGTATTACCATGATATGAATGAGAACATCGCCATCGAGTGGTTAGCTAATCTTCGTTACAAAGATGACTGTTGGTATGTAGGAGTCACCTACAGCAACGAGCTGAGAAGCTGGACGACCGACCAAGGGTATGCAAATCCGAATGCAGACCCAGTTTATGAGAACAACTTTAGTATCAACTTCGGTATTGTTGGTTTTGGTACAGCAGCAGGCACAGGTTCAAATACCTCTGGCTTTGATAGCTCTGGTAACTCACTAGAGTATGGTCGACCATTCTTCTTAAACAATTAA
- a CDS encoding threonine/serine exporter family protein: MGVGWIMLELLLGLANDMFFAAIPAVGFALVFNVPQRALVYCALGGAIGHGSRYLMMHFGVPIEWATFFAATLVGMIGVHWSHKLLAHPKVFTVAALIPMVPGVFAFKAMIAMVEINNIGYTPELVAMLMENFLKAMFIIAGLAIGLAVPGLLFYRRRPIV; the protein is encoded by the coding sequence ATGGGGGTGGGCTGGATAATGTTAGAGTTATTATTAGGGCTAGCAAATGATATGTTTTTTGCTGCCATTCCCGCTGTGGGGTTTGCTCTCGTATTTAATGTTCCACAACGAGCGCTCGTTTATTGTGCTCTGGGGGGAGCAATTGGTCACGGAAGCCGCTATTTAATGATGCATTTTGGTGTTCCTATTGAGTGGGCAACGTTTTTTGCTGCAACGCTTGTCGGCATGATAGGTGTGCATTGGTCACATAAACTGTTGGCTCACCCTAAGGTGTTTACGGTAGCTGCACTTATCCCAATGGTGCCGGGTGTCTTTGCCTTCAAGGCGATGATCGCCATGGTAGAGATAAACAATATAGGCTACACGCCTGAGCTAGTAGCCATGTTGATGGAGAACTTCCTCAAAGCGATGTTCATTATCGCGGGGTTAGCGATTGGCTTAGCAGTGCCGGGGCTGTTATTCTACCGCCGTAGACCTATCGTTTAG
- the apaG gene encoding Co2+/Mg2+ efflux protein ApaG, producing MDVSTPCIKCQVHSKYIEDQSEPTKNRYVFAYIITIKNLSQETVQLLSRRWLITDSNGKQLSIEGDGVVGQQPVIESSDEYTYTSGTVIETPVGVMQGHYVMTDSKGAEFITEIEPFRLAIPNILN from the coding sequence ATGGATGTATCAACGCCTTGTATTAAGTGCCAAGTCCACTCTAAATACATAGAAGACCAATCAGAGCCGACTAAAAACCGCTATGTCTTCGCCTATATCATCACCATCAAGAACCTCAGCCAAGAGACAGTTCAGTTACTCTCTCGACGTTGGTTGATCACTGACTCTAACGGCAAGCAGCTCTCTATTGAGGGAGACGGTGTGGTTGGTCAGCAGCCCGTTATTGAGTCCAGCGACGAATACACGTATACCAGTGGTACAGTCATCGAAACCCCTGTTGGAGTAATGCAAGGACATTACGTCATGACGGACAGTAAAGGGGCTGAATTTATTACTGAGATTGAACCGTTTCGCTTAGCTATCCCCAATATTCTTAACTAA
- the pdxA gene encoding 4-hydroxythreonine-4-phosphate dehydrogenase PdxA: MTTRRIAVTAGEPAGIGPDLVLALSQESWPHQLVVCANKQMLAERAKLLNLDVVLLDYNSDEAPQPQQAGTLVVNHIPMAEPTIAGTLNEANGHYVLNTLETAAMGCMNNEFDAIVTGPVHKGVINRAGVAFSGHTEFFAEKSNTPLVVMMLATEGLRVALVTTHIPLAYVSQAVTEDRLAQIITILHKDLVEKFAIEKPNIYVCGLNPHAGEDGCLGREEIETITPTLEKIRQEDGINLIGPLPADTIFNEKYLQDADAVLGMYHDQVLPVLKYKGFGRSVNITLGLPFIRTSVDHGTALDLAGKGQADTGSFRTALTHAIELVEKKQ, from the coding sequence ATGACAACTAGAAGAATTGCGGTAACGGCGGGGGAACCTGCCGGTATCGGACCAGATTTAGTGCTGGCTCTCTCCCAAGAGAGTTGGCCACATCAGTTGGTGGTGTGTGCTAATAAACAGATGCTGGCAGAGCGTGCGAAGCTGCTCAATTTAGATGTTGTGTTACTCGACTACAATAGCGATGAAGCACCTCAACCTCAGCAAGCTGGCACCTTGGTTGTCAATCACATTCCTATGGCAGAACCTACGATTGCTGGTACGCTTAACGAAGCTAACGGTCATTATGTATTAAATACATTAGAAACTGCCGCAATGGGCTGTATGAATAATGAATTTGATGCTATTGTCACCGGCCCTGTTCACAAGGGAGTAATTAACCGTGCTGGCGTCGCATTTAGTGGCCACACTGAGTTTTTTGCTGAAAAGTCCAACACCCCACTTGTAGTAATGATGTTGGCAACTGAAGGTTTACGAGTTGCGCTTGTCACAACCCATATCCCTTTGGCTTATGTTTCCCAAGCCGTCACAGAAGACAGGCTTGCGCAAATCATCACGATTTTACATAAAGATCTTGTTGAGAAATTTGCGATTGAGAAACCTAACATTTATGTGTGTGGCCTAAACCCACATGCTGGTGAAGATGGCTGTTTAGGGCGTGAAGAGATTGAAACCATCACCCCAACACTCGAAAAAATTCGCCAGGAAGATGGCATAAACCTGATTGGTCCCTTACCAGCAGACACCATTTTCAATGAAAAATATTTGCAAGATGCAGATGCTGTTTTAGGTATGTATCACGACCAAGTTCTGCCTGTACTAAAATACAAAGGCTTTGGTCGCTCAGTGAATATCACGCTTGGCTTGCCATTTATTCGTACATCTGTCGATCATGGTACCGCCTTAGATTTGGCAGGGAAAGGCCAAGCTGATACAGGGAGCTTTAGAACAGCGCTCACGCACGCCATTGAATTAGTAGAGAAAAAACAATGA
- the rsmA gene encoding 16S rRNA (adenine(1518)-N(6)/adenine(1519)-N(6))-dimethyltransferase RsmA, translating into MRNDVHLGHKARKRFGQNFLNDPYIIDGIVSSINPLPGQNLVEIGPGLGAITEPVGKLVDKFTVIELDRDLAERLRTHPDLADKLTIHEGDAMKFDFDQLVKPNNKLRIFGNLPYNISTPLMFHLFEFHKDIKDMHFMLQKEVVNRLAAGPGSKAYGRLTVMAQYYCKVTPVLEVPPTAFVPPPKVDSAVVRLQPYEELPYPAKDLKWLDRVCREGFNQRRKTVRNCYKSLISKEVLEELDINPSMRPENLTLVQFVDMANWLYDNHNATK; encoded by the coding sequence ATGAGAAATGATGTCCACTTAGGGCACAAAGCGCGTAAACGTTTTGGTCAAAACTTCCTAAACGATCCGTACATTATTGACGGAATCGTATCGAGCATCAATCCACTACCAGGTCAAAACCTAGTAGAGATTGGTCCGGGTCTCGGTGCGATCACAGAGCCAGTTGGCAAACTTGTCGACAAGTTCACCGTGATTGAGCTCGATAGAGATCTAGCAGAACGCCTACGCACTCATCCAGACCTAGCGGATAAACTGACTATCCACGAAGGCGATGCGATGAAATTCGACTTCGATCAGCTAGTTAAGCCAAACAATAAACTGCGTATCTTCGGTAACCTGCCGTACAATATTTCTACGCCGTTAATGTTTCACCTTTTTGAATTCCATAAAGACATTAAAGACATGCACTTTATGCTTCAGAAAGAGGTGGTGAACCGTCTAGCCGCTGGACCAGGCAGCAAAGCTTACGGCCGTTTAACAGTTATGGCTCAGTACTACTGCAAGGTTACGCCAGTACTTGAAGTGCCGCCAACAGCGTTCGTTCCGCCACCGAAAGTAGATTCGGCAGTGGTTCGTCTTCAACCATACGAAGAGCTTCCATACCCAGCGAAAGACCTGAAATGGCTAGACCGCGTATGTCGTGAAGGCTTTAACCAGCGTCGTAAAACAGTACGTAACTGCTACAAGTCGCTGATCAGCAAAGAAGTTCTTGAAGAGCTGGATATCAACCCGAGCATGCGACCAGAGAACCTCACTCTGGTACAGTTCGTGGATATGGCGAACTGGTTATACGACAACCACAACGCGACAAAATAA
- the folA gene encoding type 3 dihydrofolate reductase → MIISMIAAMADNRVIGKDNQMPWHLPADFAWFKRSTMGKPIVMGRKTYDSIGRPLPGRLNVVVSRDESLKIDGVTMATSVEQALELVGDVEEVMIIGGGSIYAHCLPKAHKLYLTYIDLAVEGDTQFPDWGEGWTQSYSEQFTADEKNKHNMEFVILER, encoded by the coding sequence ATGATCATCAGTATGATAGCGGCAATGGCAGACAATCGTGTCATTGGTAAAGACAATCAAATGCCTTGGCACCTTCCCGCTGATTTTGCGTGGTTTAAACGTTCGACAATGGGCAAACCTATTGTTATGGGACGCAAAACTTATGACTCAATTGGCCGCCCGCTACCAGGACGCTTGAATGTCGTGGTGAGTCGAGATGAAAGCTTGAAAATTGATGGCGTCACTATGGCGACTTCGGTTGAACAAGCGTTAGAGTTGGTCGGCGATGTGGAAGAGGTGATGATTATTGGCGGCGGTTCTATTTACGCTCATTGTTTACCGAAAGCGCATAAGCTGTACCTAACCTATATTGATCTTGCTGTTGAAGGGGATACTCAGTTCCCTGATTGGGGAGAAGGTTGGACTCAAAGTTATTCTGAGCAGTTTACAGCGGATGAGAAAAACAAACACAATATGGAGTTTGTGATTCTCGAGCGCTAA
- the surA gene encoding peptidylprolyl isomerase SurA yields MTLWKHTLIALATACTVSVSHAAPVELDKVKVIVNEGVILQSDIDTSMKTLRANAKKSGQTLPSQEVLKDQVLEKLIIDTIQTQEAERIGVRIDDSRLDQAIAGIAKDNNQTVEQLTASVAEEGLSYNAFREQVRKEIAASEARNALVRRRINILPAEVDNLADILAQETNATVQYKIGHIQLRFNDDQTKEELEAQANELVEELNSGKDFSTMAYTYSKGPKALQGGDWGWMRKEEMPTIFADQIKLQNKGSIIGPFRSGVGFHILKIEDVKGLETVAVTEVNARHILVKPTVILSDEGAQELLLDITRRVKAGEATFGELAQQYSQDPGSAVQNGELGYQTPDLYVPEFKHQVETLPEGDISAPFKTVHGWHIVEVLDRREVDRTDSALKNKAYQILFNRKFNEEAGAWLQEIRASAFVEMIEEEQDDN; encoded by the coding sequence ATGACACTGTGGAAACACACACTAATCGCACTTGCTACTGCTTGTACTGTTTCAGTTAGCCATGCAGCGCCAGTAGAACTGGACAAAGTAAAAGTCATTGTAAATGAGGGCGTTATCCTACAAAGCGATATCGATACCTCGATGAAAACACTGCGAGCTAATGCTAAGAAAAGCGGACAAACTCTGCCTTCTCAAGAGGTGCTAAAGGATCAGGTATTAGAGAAGCTGATCATCGACACCATTCAAACTCAAGAAGCAGAACGTATTGGTGTACGTATCGATGATAGCCGCCTTGATCAAGCCATCGCTGGCATCGCTAAAGACAACAACCAGACCGTTGAGCAACTTACCGCTTCAGTCGCTGAAGAAGGCCTAAGCTACAACGCGTTCCGCGAACAGGTAAGAAAAGAGATTGCCGCGAGCGAAGCACGAAACGCTCTGGTACGTCGTCGAATCAATATCCTACCAGCGGAAGTCGACAACTTAGCAGACATCCTAGCGCAAGAAACCAATGCAACGGTTCAATACAAAATTGGTCACATCCAGCTTCGCTTTAACGATGACCAGACCAAAGAAGAGCTAGAAGCACAAGCCAATGAGCTTGTTGAAGAACTGAACTCAGGTAAAGATTTCAGCACCATGGCCTACACTTACTCAAAAGGTCCTAAAGCACTGCAAGGCGGTGATTGGGGTTGGATGCGCAAAGAAGAGATGCCTACAATCTTTGCAGACCAAATCAAACTTCAGAATAAAGGCAGCATCATAGGTCCATTCCGAAGTGGTGTCGGTTTCCATATTCTAAAAATTGAAGATGTGAAAGGCCTAGAAACCGTCGCGGTCACTGAAGTAAATGCGCGACACATCCTAGTGAAGCCAACGGTTATCTTGAGCGACGAAGGTGCGCAAGAACTATTGCTAGATATCACCCGCCGCGTTAAGGCTGGTGAAGCGACCTTTGGTGAACTAGCACAACAATACAGCCAAGATCCTGGCTCAGCAGTTCAAAACGGTGAACTGGGTTACCAAACTCCAGATCTCTACGTGCCTGAGTTCAAACACCAAGTTGAGACTCTTCCAGAAGGCGATATTAGTGCTCCATTTAAAACCGTTCACGGTTGGCATATCGTTGAGGTTCTTGACCGCCGTGAAGTCGACCGTACCGACTCAGCACTTAAAAATAAAGCATACCAAATTCTATTCAATCGTAAGTTCAACGAAGAAGCTGGTGCTTGGCTACAAGAGATTCGCGCGAGCGCTTTTGTAGAGATGATTGAGGAAGAGCAAGATGACAACTAG
- the rplU gene encoding 50S ribosomal protein L21, whose amino-acid sequence MYAVFQSGGKQHRVSEGQTLRLEKLDVETGATVEFDKVLLVANGEEITVGAPLVEGGKVTAEVVQHGRGDKVKIVKFRRRKHSRKQAGHRQWFTEVKITGINA is encoded by the coding sequence ATGTACGCTGTTTTCCAATCTGGTGGTAAACAACACCGTGTAAGCGAAGGTCAAACTCTTCGTTTAGAGAAATTAGACGTTGAAACTGGTGCAACTGTTGAATTTGATAAAGTTCTTCTTGTTGCTAACGGTGAGGAAATCACTGTTGGTGCACCTCTTGTTGAAGGTGGTAAGGTTACTGCGGAAGTAGTACAACACGGTCGTGGCGATAAAGTTAAAATCGTTAAGTTCCGTCGTCGTAAGCACTCTCGTAAGCAAGCTGGCCACCGTCAGTGGTTCACTGAAGTGAAAATCACTGGCATTAACGCTTAA
- a CDS encoding threonine/serine exporter family protein, which yields MASKQRAISRLVAQSGQMLLAHGAESTLVGDIMRRIGIACGVNEVEVALSANALVVTTVMGDHCITTTRSCADRGINMQVITDIQRICIMMEKGILDSDLAQKKINDISPERYNRWLVVVMIGLSCASFSRLAGGDWHVFMMTFIASACGMIVRQEIGHRHFNPLLNFAVTAFVTTAISAQAVLFDIGGQPTIVMASSVLMLVPGFPLINSVADMLKGHINMGLARFTMASLLTLATSLGIVAAMSLSGVWGWAG from the coding sequence ATGGCATCAAAACAACGAGCGATATCTCGACTGGTCGCTCAATCTGGACAAATGTTACTGGCGCACGGCGCTGAGAGTACGCTGGTTGGCGACATCATGCGCCGCATAGGCATTGCATGTGGTGTCAATGAGGTGGAGGTAGCTCTGTCTGCCAATGCGCTAGTGGTTACTACTGTCATGGGTGATCACTGTATTACTACGACTCGAAGCTGTGCTGATCGTGGCATCAACATGCAGGTGATTACCGATATCCAACGAATCTGCATCATGATGGAAAAAGGGATACTTGATTCTGATCTTGCACAGAAGAAGATTAACGATATTAGTCCTGAGCGCTACAACCGTTGGTTAGTTGTAGTGATGATAGGCCTATCTTGTGCTTCTTTCAGTCGTTTAGCTGGGGGCGATTGGCATGTGTTTATGATGACCTTTATCGCCTCGGCTTGCGGCATGATTGTTCGTCAAGAGATCGGTCATCGACACTTTAACCCTCTTCTTAACTTTGCTGTCACGGCCTTTGTCACCACGGCAATCTCCGCTCAAGCCGTTCTGTTCGATATTGGCGGCCAACCCACTATTGTAATGGCTTCTTCGGTGTTGATGCTGGTGCCCGGTTTTCCGTTGATCAACTCCGTCGCAGACATGCTGAAAGGTCACATTAATATGGGGCTTGCTCGCTTTACTATGGCGAGTTTACTGACGCTCGCGACTAGCCTTGGTATTGTGGCTGCAATGAGCTTGTCTGGTGTATGGGGGTGGGCTGGATAA
- the cgtA gene encoding Obg family GTPase CgtA — translation MKFVDEAVVKVEAGDGGNGTVSFWREKFVAKGGPDGGDGGDGGDVYIQADENLNTLIDYRFQRFYNAERGENGRGGNCTGKRGKDITLKVPVGTRAVDIHTNEIVAEVAEHGKKVMVAKGGWHGLGNTRFKSSVNRAPRQKTMGTKGEVRELRLELLLLADVGMLGLPNAGKSTFIRSVSAAKPKVADYPFTTLIPSLGVVSVVPEKSFVVADIPGLIEGAADGAGLGIRFLKHLERCRVLLHMIDIMPIDQSDPIQNALTIIDELEQYSEKVAQKPRWLVFNKVDLMPEEEAQEKIQEIIDALDWEGEYFQISAVNKLGTKDLCYKLADFMENLPREEEEVTEEEKVDFMWDDYHKDAMSGKDVVTDDDWDDWDDEEDDGHVIYVRD, via the coding sequence ATGAAATTCGTTGATGAAGCGGTAGTAAAAGTAGAAGCCGGTGATGGTGGTAATGGTACAGTAAGTTTTTGGCGCGAGAAATTCGTAGCGAAAGGCGGCCCTGACGGCGGTGATGGCGGTGATGGTGGTGATGTTTATATCCAAGCGGATGAAAACCTGAACACACTGATCGATTACCGTTTCCAACGTTTTTACAATGCAGAGCGTGGTGAGAATGGCCGCGGTGGTAACTGTACCGGTAAGCGTGGTAAAGACATCACATTGAAAGTACCAGTAGGTACTCGTGCTGTCGATATCCACACCAATGAAATCGTGGCTGAAGTTGCTGAGCACGGCAAAAAGGTTATGGTAGCGAAAGGTGGTTGGCACGGTCTTGGTAACACGCGTTTTAAATCGTCTGTTAACCGTGCTCCTCGTCAAAAGACCATGGGTACTAAGGGTGAGGTTCGTGAACTTCGTCTAGAGCTACTACTGCTTGCTGATGTAGGTATGCTAGGTCTTCCAAACGCTGGTAAGTCTACCTTCATTCGTTCTGTTTCTGCAGCGAAGCCAAAAGTAGCAGACTATCCGTTTACGACACTTATCCCAAGCCTGGGTGTAGTAAGTGTGGTTCCTGAGAAGAGCTTCGTGGTTGCCGATATCCCTGGTCTAATTGAGGGTGCAGCGGATGGCGCTGGTCTTGGTATTCGTTTCTTGAAGCACCTTGAGCGTTGTCGTGTGCTACTGCACATGATCGATATCATGCCAATTGATCAATCGGATCCAATTCAGAATGCACTGACGATCATCGACGAGCTTGAACAGTACAGTGAAAAAGTGGCTCAGAAGCCTCGCTGGTTGGTATTCAACAAAGTTGATCTAATGCCAGAGGAAGAAGCACAAGAGAAGATCCAAGAGATTATTGATGCTCTAGATTGGGAAGGCGAGTACTTCCAAATCTCTGCTGTGAACAAACTCGGTACCAAAGACCTTTGTTACAAGCTGGCTGACTTCATGGAAAATCTACCTCGCGAAGAGGAAGAGGTGACTGAAGAAGAGAAAGTCGACTTCATGTGGGATGATTACCACAAAGACGCGATGAGCGGTAAAGATGTAGTGACTGACGACGATTGGGATGATTGGGACGACGAAGAAGATGACGGTCACGTTATCTACGTTCGTGACTAA